The Miltoncostaea marina DNA window GACCCAGAAGGTGCCCTCCTCGGACTCCACGGCGCGCCACCCGGAGGCCGACTGCGCCGCGAGCGCGCCGGTCACCTCGTCGGCCACGCCGGAGTCGACGGTCAGGCGGAGGACGGTGCCCCCCTCGAATCCCAGCTCGAGTCGTCGTGTCGCCATGCGGGGGAGTCTAGTGGACGTCCCCGTGCCCGGCGCCGATCAGCTCGGTCAGCACCCCGAGGGTGGAGCGCGGGTGCACGAAGCCCACGACGTGGCCGCCCAGCCCCCGGCGCCCCCGCTCGTCGATCAGCTCCGCCCCGCGGCCGCGCAGCTCGGCCAGCGCGGCGTCGACGTCCGGCACCTCGAACGCCACGTGGTGGAAGCCCTCGCCCCGCTTGGCCATGAAGCGGGCGATGGCCCCCTCGGGGTCGAGCGGGCGGATGAGCTCGATCGCCCCGCCCCCGCCGGAGCACATGAGCGCCTCGACCCCCTGCTCCTCCATCGTCTCGCGCACCGTGACCTCCAGCGGCAGGGTGGCGCGCAGCGCGGCCAGGGCGGCGTCGAGGTCGGCCACCACGTAGCCCACGTGGTGGATCGGTCCCAGGGCGAGCGGCCCGGTCACCGGACGGGGGACAGCCGGGGGTTGGGCCGCTCCTCGCGGCCGACCTTCGCGCACGGCACGCCGTTCACCCGCACGACGTCGGCGGTGTAGTCGTTGGACCCGCGCAGCAGCGAGGTGCCGACGCCGTACGCGTCGACCGGGACGCCGCCCTCCTCGAACTCGCGGATGCGGCGCGCGTCGAAGCCGCCCGAGGCGACGATGCGCACGGCGCCGTGGCCGGCGTCGTCGAGCGCCCGCCGGACCTTCCAGACCAGCTCGGGCACCACGCCGGTCGGCTTGAAGCGGCCCATCTCCTGCCACAGCGAGCGGTCGACCATGGTGCTGGAGGTGTCCAGGCGCACGCCCCACAGGCGCGGGCCCAGCGCGTCGGCCACCTCGAGCGCCGTGCGCACGGAGTCGTTCTCGAAGTCGACGAGCACGGTGATGGCCAGCTCGTGGGCGAAGCGGTCGGCGAAGCGCTCCGCCGCCGCCACGGTGTCGCCGCCGTAGGCCGCGATCAGCCCGTGGGGGACGGTGCCCATGCCCTTGCCGCCCCACCACGACGCCTGGGCGTCGGTCGACACGCCGATCGCGCCCGCGATGTGGGCGGCCCAGCCGTCGCCGGTCTGCACGTGCCAGTGGTCGAAGCGGGCCGGGAAGTAGAGGATCGGCTTGCCGCCGGCGGCCGCGACGACGTCGCGCACGTTGCGGCTGATCAGCGTGCGCCGCGCCAGCACGCCGAGGTAGAGCGTCTCGAGGTGGGCGAACAGGCTGTAGTCGCCCGTGATCGTCATCACCGTCTCCCACGGCTCGATCTCGTCGCCGTCGTGGAGGGCGCACACCTCGAGCTCGTCCCAGCCGGGCTCCCAGCCGCCGTCCGCGAGCCGCCGCCCCGAGCAGAGGCGGAGGATGGCGAGGGCCTCGTCGACGCCGCCGAGCACCGACCGCTCGCGCTGGAAGACCTGCATCACCACCCGGGGGCGGTGGTCGTCCCACTCCAGCACCTCGCGGGTGAAGGTGAAGTAGGCGTCGCTGTAGTAGCCCGCCCGCATCTTCTCCACCGGCAGCCCGAAGGTCTCGGCGGCGAGCCGCGAGCGGCGCACGGTGGTCACCGCGGCTCCTCGTCGCCGGGCAGGCGCGCCGGGCGGGTCGACCACAGGTAGCCGAGCGCGAGCAGCGCGAGGGCCGAGATGCCGATCGCGATGACGCCGAGCCAGATGGCGGCGCCGGAGTCCTCGTCGGCGTCCACCCCGCCGCCGGTGGCCGGGGCGGCCTCCTCGCCCGGCTCGACGATCTGCACGGCGGCCGCCGGGCCGGGGGCGGTCGGCCCGGTCTCGGCCGCCGGGGCGCCGTCGGCCTCGGGCGGCCCGGTCCAGGGCTTGGTCCGGCCGTCGGCGTAGGTCTGGCGCGCCGGCCAGACGGCGGTCCCGGTCTCCACGGGCGTGCCGAGCAGGCGGAAGTCGGCGTAGCGGTCGGGGCCGATGCGCCCGCCGCTCCACACCACGGCGCTGAAGCGCCCGTCGTCGCCGCGCACGGGGCGCGCGGTCCACCCCGGCGGCGGCTCGGCGAAGCTGAACACCGTCACCTGGTCGGGGAACTCGAGCCGCACCTGCGTGGTGTCGACCGACCGCTCCACGGGCACGCGCACCGTGAACTCGACCGCCTCGCCGCGCGCCACCTCCCCGGGCAGCACCTCGACGTGGGCGGCGGCGGGCGTCGCGGCGGCCGCGAGGGCCACGGCGGCCAGGGCCAGGGCGCGCCTCATGCGCGCACCGTGTCCGTCAGCGCGTCCAGCATTCCGACGTACATTAGTGCCTGGACCCGGTCGGTCACGGTCATCCGATAGGTGAAGGCGAGCCGTCCCCGCGCGTCGGCCTCGATCGTCACCCGCGTCCCGTCCGGCTCCGGGGTGAGCGCCGTGCGCGTGCGCGCCCGCAGGCCGGGTCCGCGCGCCTCCCACGCGATGGCCCGCCCGTCCTCGACCTCGGTCAGCACCGGGCGGGTCCAGAACTCGCGCCCGCGGGGGTGGCGTAGCCGCAGCTCCAGGGCGCTGCCCGGCGCGAGCGGCCCGTCGAGCGCGGCCGACACGCAGTGCGGGTTCCACGAGGCCCACTCGCCGAACCCCGTCCAGCGGGCCCACACCTCGTCGGCCGCCGCCGGGGCGACCACCGTCACGACGACCCCCACGGCGTCAGGACGAGGCCGACTCGGCCCGCAGCAGCGCCTCCATCGCCGCCCGCCCGACCAGCATGTCGCCGGGGCCCGGCTCGCGGGTGACGAAGCCCGACTGCACCGCGTGGCCCACGCCGTGCACGAGGCGGGAGACCGGGTGCGCCGGCCGCCGCGCCGAGAACGAGAACACCTCGACGGCCGCGCCGATGCTGACGCCGGCGATCGCCGCGCGCGCGCCGATCGCCCGGCGGCCGAGCCGCCGCGCGACGGTGTTGCCGAGCGTCGTCGCCACCAGCAGCGGCAGGATGAGGTTGCTGCCGCAGCGGTCGTGCTCCTTCGCGTGGCCCTCGGCGTTGACGATCTCATCGACGCCGCCCGCCTCGTAGGCCGCGATGCTCTTGTGCTCGACCGCGTGCCAGACCGCCGCCCGCGAGCCGCGCAGCGTGACGAGCGCCGGCGCCAGCCCCGCGACCGCGCCGACCGCCTCCTGGGCCAGGATCGAGCGCAGCCGGCGGCGCGCCACCGCCGCGACGACCGTTGCGCCCAGCGCCACGCCCATGCTGCCGCGGTCCTCCATCGCGAAGCGGGCCTGGGGCAGGCCGCGCCGGACCGCGGGCAGGACGGCGAAGGCCTCGCCCAGCCGCACCAGGCCGCGGGCGACGGGCAGGTCGGTCAGGCGGCCGGCGCGCAGCAGGCGCTTGCGGCCGGACGCGACGACCACGCGGCCGTCGGCGTCGCGCACGGCGGCGGCCCAGTGCTTCGGCCCGTGCACGAGCAGGCCGTTGGCGAGGGCCATGCCGCCGAGTCGGTTGGCGCGTGGGGGCTCGGACATTCCCGGAGCGTAGCGTGGCCCGCGGCGCGGGCTACCGCGCGCCGCGCAGGGCGACCGTCCGCGCCGACCGCCCGGTGTCGGCGGTCAGGGCGTGCCGGCCGGCGCCGAGCGCGTCGCGCAGCCGCGCCGGCAGCGCGACGGTCACCGCGCGCCGCCGCGGCGTCACCATGGCGGCCGCCACGACCGGACCGCCGCCGCGGCGCAGCGTCAGCAGCACCCGGCCCGGCCGCGACAGCGCGAGGCGCACGCGCGGCGCCGCGCCGCCGCGGCGCGCGACGCGGAGCGCCCGCACGACCGGCCGCGCGGGCGCCCGGAGGGTGCGGGCGAGCACGGGCTCGCTGCCGCTGGACCCGATCGGCTCGCTGATCGCGAGCATGTCGCCGGCCGCGTCGACGCGCAGCCACGTCGCCGGCTGGTCGGCGACGACGGGGCGCGACAGCCAGCGGCCGCCCGCCGGCCTGCGGGCCAGCCGGGTGCCGTCCTCCGCCGCCATCACCGTGTCGCCCAGCGGCCCGACGGCCAGCGCGTCGACGCAGCATCCGGCGCCCGTCACGGCCCGCGGGCGGCTCCACCGCCCGCCGGGCGCGCGCGTGAAGGCGCGCACGCCGGGCCGCACCGCCGTGCCGCTCGTCACGAGGACCGCGGTGCCCGCACCGTCGACGGCCAGCCCCGACACGCCGAGGGCCCCCGCCCGCCCCACGTGCGCGGGCCGGCTCCACCGCGCCGCGCCGCGCCGGTGCTCCGCCGCCACGATGCGGCCGGCAGGCGCCTCCCACGCGACGGTCCCGCGCCCGGCGGCGTCGACGGCCGCCGCGAGGCCGGACGGGCTGCCGGCGAGCCGCGCGATCGTCCGCGGCGGGGACCAGGCGCCGCCGGGGCGGCGGTCGGCGGCCACGACCGCCGAGCGGCCTGCGGAGCGACGGGCCCAGGCCACGAGCACGTCGCCCGAGGCGCCCGCCGCCACGACCGGCCCGCGGGTGACGCCCCGCGCCCCCGCGAGGCGTCGCGTGCTCCGGGCGCCGTCCGGCGGACGCGTCGCGACGCGCACCGCCCCGTCGGCGAGCCAGGCCGTCGCCGTGGTGCCGTCCGGGGCGACGGCGGCGGACCGCCGGTCGCGCATCGCGAGCGGCCCGGCGGGCGCGCCGGGCCACGCGTCGCCGGGCCGCGCGGCGCCCTGCGACCACGGGCCCGCCGGCGGGCGCGCCGCGCGCACGAGCCGCGACGGCCCGGCGACGGCGCAGTCGTCGCGGACCGCGAGCAGCACGTCCGCGGCCCCGGCCCGGTCGAGGCTCGCCTCGAGCACGTCCCCGCAGCCGGTCAGCGTCACGGCGGGGCCCCACGCCGCGGTCGCCCCGGCGGCGGGCGCGACGGCGAGGGCGAGGACGGCGCCGGCGAGGAGGCCGCCCGCCCGCCTCACGGCCGGGCCCGGCGCGCCTCGAGGCGCCGCTCTGCGGCGAGCCGCCCGGCGGCCGGGTCGCTGGCGTCGACGAAGGTCATCATCGCGGCGATCGCGCGGTGGCCGGCGACCTCCGCGATCTGCCGGTGCATCTCGCGCGCCACCGCGCGGTACGACTCGTGGCCCTGCGGCTGGCTGCGCAGCTCGACGAGGTGCATGGCCTCCCGCGCGTTCATCGTCATCGTGAATCGGATGCGGTGGGCGAGGGTGACGGCGTAGGCGGCCTCGTGTGGGAACGGGCCGGTCAGCGCGTCGTGCAGCTCCGTGCAGCGCGCCTGCACCGCGGCGTAGGCGCCGGCCCCGCCGGCGGCGGCGACCTCGTCGGGCACGTCGTAGCCCAGCCGCGGCGTGAGGGGCTGCGCCTGCAGGGTGAGCATGCGGTGGCGCTGCAGGTCCCGGTACGCGCCGTAGTCGCAGACGACGTCGAAGGTGTAGGTGGTCGCCTCCAGCGCCCGCCCCGGGCGCTGACGGCGGTCGCCGCGCTCGCCGGCCCACTCGGCGAGCGCGGCGGCGCGCGCCGGCGGGTCGAGCGCCAGGACGCGGCTGCGCACGTCGGCCAGCGGGCGCCCGCCGGCCGGCCAGAGGGCGTGGGCCAGCACGCGCGCCTCGCCGTCGGGATCGAAGTCGACCAGCCGCACGGAGGCGCCGGCCGGGGCGTGGGCCGGGTCGCCCAGCAGGCGGTCGGCGAGCTCGGCGGCCGCGCGGTCCACGCCGGCCAGGTACTCCCCGTGGGCCACCCCGCGGTCCGGCCGGTCGACGCGGGTGAGGAAGGCCGGGATCACCTTGCGCAGCTCGCGCAGCATGGCGGCGGCGCAGTCGCGCGCCTCGGGCAGCGGGTGCGCCGCCATGCGCACGATCATGGCCTCGTAGGCCTGGCCCGAGGCGAAGATGCCGACGTTCGCGGTCGTGGCGGCGGGCAGCAGGCCGCGCAGCAGGTCGAGCGCCTTGGCCCGCACCGCGCGCTCGCGCGCCGCGGGCGGCGTGCCGGGGTCGTCGGGCACGCCGGCGGCGACGTGCTCCACCAGGCGCGGCAGCAGCGCGGCGTAGCCCTCGAAGGCCGCGTCGAGCGCGGCGGTGTACGCCGGCCCGAGCTCCGGGTGGGCCAGCACGGCGGGCGGGCGGTGGTAGCGGTAGCGGCCGCCCGGCCGGTCGGTGAACGCGATGTACCGCGTCGACTGCTCGAGGTAGCTCGCGAGCCGGCCCCACTGGAGCACCTTGGTGAGCAGGTTGGACGCGCCCTCCACGGCGAGGTGGGCGGCGCCGAGCTGGGCCACGGAGTCGTCGCCGTACTCGGCGAGCACCCGCCCGTAGAGCGCCTCGGCGCGCTCCGAGCCGACCTCCGCCGCGGGCGCCGCGGGGCCGCCGTCGCCGGGCATGAACTCGTCCAGCAGCAGCCGCCGCAGCGACTTGGGGCTGCGCGAGTAGCGGGCGAACAGGGCGCCCTTCACGACCTCGGGGAGCCCGGTCAGCGCGAACACCGGGCCGGTCGTGTCGGTCACGAACGGGGCGAGCCGTTCGCGCTCTCGTGCGTCCAGGTCGACGTTGGTCAATTCATGCCATCCGGGGGGGTACGGCGGGCCACGTGCTCCGGCATCCTAGTGCCGTGCTCCGCCGCCCCATCGTCGCCCTGTCAGCCGCATGCGCGCTCGGCGCGGCCGCGCTGGGCGGCGCCGGCGCGGGGGAGCGCCCCGCCGCGCCTGCGCCCTCGGCCGAGCCGGCGCCGCCCCCGGCCGTCTGCCGCACCCCGCCGGCGGGCGCCTGGCCCGCGGTGGGCGACGCGGGCGCCGTGCCCGACCTCACGCCCTACCAGGACCACCTCGGCGCCCTCGGCGCCGGCGGCGCCGCCCGGGGCGCCGGCGTGCGCATCGCCGACGTCGAGTACGAGTGGCGCGAGCGCCACGTGGAGCTCGCCGGCCGCGGCCTGGCCGCCGGGCCCCTGACGGGCCTGCCCCCGGAGTACCGGTCGGCCGACCACGGTACGGCGGTCCTCGGCATCCTCGGCGGCGAGGACGACGGCGCGGGCATCAGCGGCATCGCGCCCGACGCCGAGCTCGTGCCCGTCGCGCCGCACTCGGCGGCCGGGGGCTACCGGCCCGCCGAGGCGATCCGCGACGCCGCCGCGCGCCTGGCCCCCGGCGACGTGCTGCTCGTGGAGCTGCAGGGGATGGTCGCGCAGGGGCCCGCCGACCCGGGCGTGCCGCGCTATACGCCGATCGAGTTCCTGCCGGGGGTGCGCGCCGCCATCCGCGAGGCGGTCGACGCCGGCATCACCGTCGTGGAGCCGGCGGGCAACGGCGACGGCGACATCGGCGCGCTGGCGCCGTGGCTGGCCGGGCCCGACGCGCCCGACCACAGCGGCGCCATCGTGGTGGGCGCCGGCGGCGGCGCGCAGGACGACTCGCCCGCCGCCGACCGTCAGCGCATCGAGGGCTCGAACTTCGGCGCCCGGGTCGACCTGCAGGGCCACGGCGCCGGCGTGGTGACGAGCGGCTACGGCGACGCGGGGTGGGGGGCGTCGGGCGACCGCTCCTACACGGCCTGCTTCGACGGCACCTCGAGCGCGGCGGCCACCGTGGCGGGCGCCGTGGCCGTGGTGCAGAGCGCCGAGATCGCACGCGACGGCACGCCGCTCACGCCGGCCGAGGTGCGCGACCTGCTCGTGGCCACCGGCGCGCCCCAGGTCGCCCCGGAGGAGGGCCGCATCGGCCCGCGGCCGGACGTCGCCGCGGCCGTCGCGCGGCTCGGCGCCGGGCTGCCGGCATCGCCGCCCGCGGGCGAGCCCGCGCCGCCGCCCTCGCCACCGCCCGCGCCGCCCGCGCCCGCGACCGCCCCCGCGGTGACGGCCGTCGCGCCCGCGGCCGGCGCGGCGGGCGCCCGCGTGCGCGGGGCCCGGGCGGTCCGCCGGGTCGCGGCGGTCCGGCGCGTCCGCGCGTCGGTGGACCGCCGGGCCGGCCGCCTCGTGCTGCGCCTGTCCGGCCTCGCGCCCCGGGCCACCGTGCGCGTGGGCGGGCGCCGGGTGCGCGTGGCGCGCGGCCGCGCCGTCGTGCGCGACCCGCGCCTGCGACGCGCCGCGACGCGCCGCCTGATCGTGACCGTGACGGCGCCGCGGCGCGCCGGCGTCACCTACGCCGGCGCGCGCATGCGGGTGGTGGTGCCGCCGCGCGGCGCGCCGCGCGTGGCGCGGCTGCGCGGCTGAGCCCGGCGGGCCGCCGGGCTACCAGGAGTAGCCCGTCGCCCCGCTCGTGTCGGTCTGGTCCATCGGCCACACCTCGGGGAGGTCGACCGCGAAGTTGCCCTCCTCGTCGGCGTGCTTCTCGTGCCATTCGGTGAAGTTCGGGATGGAGAAGCCCACGACCCGGAACGAGTGGCGGTCGACCCGCACGATGAGCTCGCGCTCGGGGTCGAGCACCGCGAGCGCCGGCTGCGGGATGCCGTACGAGCAGTGGTAGGCGTCCTTCTCCTTGTCGTACCTCGTCATCGCGTCGGACGGCGAGTGCGTGCCCGCGCCGACGGCGGAGGCGGGGCCCTCCGGCGGCTCCTCCGGGGGCGGCGCGCCGGGGCCGGGTGGCGGGGTGGTGCTCATCGGTCTCCTCCCAGGAGGCGTCCAGCGATTGCGCGAACCTGCTTGCCGTCGGCGGCCGAGCCGACGCGGCCCATGACGGCCTTCATCACGCGGCCGAGGTCCGAGGGCCCCGAGGCCCCCTCGGCGGCGATGACCTCCGAGACGACGGCCTCGATCGCGGCCTCGTCCATCTGGGCGGGGAGGTACGGCTCGAGCACGGCCATCTCGGCCGTCTCCTGCTGCACGAGGTCGTCGCGCCCGCCCGCCCGGAACTGCTCGATCGACTCGCGGTGCTGCTTGACCAGCCCGCGCAGCACGCGCGCGGCCCCGTCGTCGCCGAGCGGCCCGCGGGCCTCGATCTCGGCGTTCTTCAGCGCGGCCCGCGCGCGGCGGATCGCGCCGACGCGCAGCTTGTCGCCGGCGCGCATCGCGGTCTTGAGGTCCTCATCGAGGCGGGCGGCGACGCCCGTCGTGTCCTGTGCCATCCGTCACATCCTCCCGTCGCGGTCGACCCTAACGAGCCGCGCCGCGGCGCGCCGCCGCCCGAACGGCCGGTCGAGCAGCCAGAACAGCGCCAGGGCCAGCGCGGCGGCGCTCGCCACGTACCAGGGCCAGGGGCCCATCAGGTCGAGCAGGCTGCCCCTGCCGGGCGGCTCGCGCAGGAACATGTAGTTGCCGTCGAACGCCCACGAGGCGAGCCCCGCGGCCACGGCGACGGGCACGGTCCACGCGACGACGCGCAGCGGGGCGCCGGGGCGCGGCGTGCGGCGCAGCCCCCACGCCAGCAGCGTGGCCGCCGCGAGCACGCCCGAGTGGGCCACCACGAACCACCACCAGCGGTAGTCGGGGAACGAGCGGCCGAGGTCCGGCGTGATCAGCGCCTGCAGCGTGGCGGTGAAGGCCCAGAAGTACGTCAGCTCGAACGCCAGCGGGGAGGGGCGCCACAGCGCCGCGATCGCGACCAGCGTCGCCACGTCGGTCAGGTGCACGGGCAGGTCGTCGCGCGCGGAGAGCCCCACGTCGAGGTGGTGGACCACGGTGAAGACCACCTCGTTCGCCAGCAGGAGCGCCGCGAGCGCCCACCCGGCCAGCCGCGGCCACCGCGCGTCCGCGGGCGCGCGGCGCGCCCCCGCGCCGATCGCCACGCAGGCCACGGCCGTGCCCGCCAGGACCGCGAGGTGCTCGGCGGAGAAGGCGTCCATGCGGCGGCTCGGCTAGAAGGGCTGGTCGTCCTCCCGCAGGCGGGCGCGGATGGCCCGCAGGCGGGCCGACAGCTCGCCCTCGGCGCCGCGGTCGGTGGGTTCGTAGAAGACCCGGTCCTCGAGGCCCTCCGGCATGAGCGAGCCCTCCACCACGGCGTCGGGGTGGTCGTGGGGGTAGACGTAGCCGGCCCCGTGCCCCAGCCCGCGGGCGTTGGCCACGCTCGCGTCGCGCAGCGCCAGCGGCGGCCGCCGGGCGCCCTCGCGCTCCACCTCGGCCAGGGCGGCGTCGATGGCGCGGTACGCGGCGTTCGACTTGGGCGCGAGCGCGATGTACGTCGTCGCCTGGGCGAGCGAGATGCGCGCCTCCGGGAGCCCCACGAACTCCACGGCGCGGCCGGCGGCCACGGCGACCTGGAGGGCGCGCGGGTCGGCGTTGCCCACGTCCTCGCTGGCGGCCACGATGAGCCGCCGCGCGATGAACTTGGGGTCCTCGCCGCCGCTCAGCATCACGGCGAGGTAGTAGATCGCCGCGTCCGGGTCGCTGGCGCGCAGGCTCTTGATGAACGCCGAGATGGTGTCGTAGTGGGCGTCGCCGGCGCGGTCGTAGACGACGGCGCGGCCGCCGGAGGCGGCCCGCACCGCGTCGAGCGAGATGGCGGCGCCGTCGGTCGTGCCGGCGGCGGCCGCCTCGAGCAGGTTGAGCGCGCCCCGGGCGTCGCCGCCCGCGCGGGCCACGATCGCGTCGCGGGCCTCGGGGGTCAGGCGCACCCGCCCGGCCAGGCCCCGCTCGTCGGCCGCGGCGCGGTCGAGCAGGCGCCCCACGTCGCGGGGGCCCAGCGGCTCCAGCACCCACACGCGCATGCGCGACACGAGCGCCGCGTTGACCTCGTACCAGGGGTTCTGGGTGGTGGCGCCGATGAGGGTGACGAGGCCGTCCTCGACCGCCGGCAGCAGGGCGTCCTGCTGGGCGCGGTTGAAGCGGTGGATCTCGTCGAGGAAGAGCACCGTGCGGGTGCCGGCGGCCAGGCGGTCGCGGGCCCGCGCCATGGTCGCCCGCACGTCGGCGACCGTGGCCGACACCGCAGACAGCTCCTCGAACGCGGCCGAGGTGCTGTGGGCCACGACGCGGGCGAGGGTCGTCTTGCCGCTGCCCGGCGGCCCGTAGAGGATCATCGACGGCACCCGGTCGGCGACGATCGCCTCGCGCAGCGCGCCGCCGGGGCCGAGCAGCGCCTCCTGGCCCACGACCTCGTCGATGCGCTCCGGGCGCATGCGGGCGGCGAGCGGCCGCGAGCGCTGCAGGCGCGACTCGACCGCCTCGCCGAAGAGGTCGCCCTGCGGCGGCCCGCCGCCGCGGCGGGCCATCAGACCGCCTCCCCCGCCCGGCGCCCGGCGGGCAGCGCGAGGGCGAGCAGCCCGCCGATCAGCGGCAGCGCCGCGACGCCCCACAGGGCGGCCTCGCGGCCGGCCGCGTCGGCGAGCGCGCCGAAGATCGCCAGGCCCGGCGGGGCGGACCCGATCGCGCCGAAGCCGATCATCAGCCCGGCCGCCAGGGCGAGCTGGTCCGGCATGTACTCCTGGCCCATCACCACCGTCACCGAGAAGGACGACATCAGCACGAAGCCCGCGGCCGCCAGGGGGACGATCGCCGGCGCCCCGTCCAGCAGGATGAACGCGGCGAGCAGGGGGCCCACCACGGGCATGCTCCAGACCAGCATCCGCCGCCCGCCCACCCGGTCGGCCAGCCAGGCGCCGGCGAGGGTGCCGGCGGCGCCGGCGCCCGAGAAGGCGACGACCGCGAAGCCGGCCGCCTGGTCCGAGAAGCCGCGCTCGTCGGTCAGCAGCAGCGGCACCAGCGCGAGGGCGCAGAACTGGGTCCACGTGCGCATGCTGGTCACGAGCAGGAGCAGGGCCACCGCGCCGGTGCTCGCCCGGCGCACCGCGCGGGCCGCGCGCGGCAGCCGCGGCGGCACCGGCACGGCGAGCCGGCGCCGCTCGGCGTGCAGCCACGCGGCGACCACCACGCCGGGCACGAGGAAGACGAGCGTGGCCCGCGCGTCGAGGACGGGGATGAAGAGCGCGGCGATGAGCGGTCCCACCGCGAAGCCGGCGTTGCCGCCGAGCATGAACCAGGCGACGCCCGTCGCCTTGCGGTCGGCCGAGATGGCGTTGGCGACCCGGGCGGCCTCCGGGTGGAAGGCCGCGATGCCGAGGCCTGAGCCCACGATGCAGGCGAGCACCCCCGCGTAGCCGCCCGCCACACCGGCCAGGGCGAGGCCGGCGGCCGCGACCGCCACGCCGCCCCACAGGAAGGCCGGCGTGGCGCGCCGGTCGGCCAGCATCCCGAAGAACGGCTGGATCGCCGACGAGATCAGCAGCGACGCGCCCAGGATCATGCTGGCCGCCAGGTCCGAGAGCGCGTAGATCGCGGTGAAGACCGGGATGAGCGCCGGCACGGCGCCCACGGTCGCGTCGATCACGAAGTGTCCCGAGGCGAGCAGCGCGATGCCGCGGCGGTCGATCGCGCCGCCGTCGGCGCGGGGGCGGGCGACGGCGGGGGCGGTCGCGCTCATCGCCTCACTCTAGGGCGTACCGTGACGGCGTGGACCCGGAGCGCCGCATCACCGGCGACGACGTGGCCGCCGCGCTGCGGGCGCCCGGCGGCGAGCGCGCCGACGCCGCGGCGCTGCGCCGCCGGGTGGCGCCGGACGACGCGTTCGGGAGCTACGAGGAGCTGCTGCGGGCCTGCCCGCCCGAGGCCATCGGCCTCAGCTCAGGGGCGCACGCCGCCCTCTTCGCGGTGCTCTTCGGCGAGTTCGAGTGAGCCCGCGGCGCCGACGCCCGGCATCTCGGCCAGGGCGTCCTCGATGCTCTCGCCGCGCGAGCGCCAGAAGGAGGCCCGCGACAGGAGGTCGTAGCAGCGCGCCGCGATGAGGGCGAAGCCGAGCGCGGACAAGATCAGCACGACCGGGGTCATGGCCCCGTTGTCCGCGCCGAGGACGCCGATCGGCGTGTCGAGCCGGGCGTCGGCCACCGGCGCGTAGACCAGCCCCAGCGCGAGCACGGTCAGGATCCACAGCGGCACCGCCTGCACGAGCCAGTGGCGCCGCAGCAGCCGCGTGGTGACCAGCTCGTGCACGGCCATCAGCGCGATGCCCGCGAGCAGCGTGGCGTTGAGGCCGGTCGGCCCCGCCGTGTCGCCGATCACGCCGAGGGCCTCCTGGGTGCTGCCGACCTCCTCGGCCTCGCCCTGGATGACCGTCCCGAGCACGTGGTTGAAGTCGAGCGTCGTGTGGCCCTGGCGGAACGCGCCCTGGACCATGATCAGGAAGACCACGGCGCCCACCGCCCCGCTCACGAGGGGCGCGGCGATCGCCCTGCCGATGCGCGGCAGCGGGCCGGGGTCGGTGCGGCGGGCGCTCACGCCGGCTCCTCCGCGCCGGGGTTCGCGCGCAGCCACGACACGCGCAGGAAGAGGTCACGGTCGCTCATGTCCTGCTCCAGCTCGAACGCGGTGCCGCACAGGGGGCAGGCCGTGAAGGGCTGGAACGACGGGATGCCCTCCGCGTCGGTCCTGCCGGTGGGCATGAGCAGCAGGTCGCCCCAGCAGTCGGGGGTGGGGCAGCGCATGCGCGCGTCCA harbors:
- a CDS encoding GatB/YqeY domain-containing protein, with the translated sequence MAQDTTGVAARLDEDLKTAMRAGDKLRVGAIRRARAALKNAEIEARGPLGDDGAARVLRGLVKQHRESIEQFRAGGRDDLVQQETAEMAVLEPYLPAQMDEAAIEAVVSEVIAAEGASGPSDLGRVMKAVMGRVGSAADGKQVRAIAGRLLGGDR
- a CDS encoding TIGR02206 family membrane protein, which translates into the protein MDAFSAEHLAVLAGTAVACVAIGAGARRAPADARWPRLAGWALAALLLANEVVFTVVHHLDVGLSARDDLPVHLTDVATLVAIAALWRPSPLAFELTYFWAFTATLQALITPDLGRSFPDYRWWWFVVAHSGVLAAATLLAWGLRRTPRPGAPLRVVAWTVPVAVAAGLASWAFDGNYMFLREPPGRGSLLDLMGPWPWYVASAAALALALFWLLDRPFGRRRAAARLVRVDRDGRM
- a CDS encoding replication-associated recombination protein A, with product MARRGGGPPQGDLFGEAVESRLQRSRPLAARMRPERIDEVVGQEALLGPGGALREAIVADRVPSMILYGPPGSGKTTLARVVAHSTSAAFEELSAVSATVADVRATMARARDRLAAGTRTVLFLDEIHRFNRAQQDALLPAVEDGLVTLIGATTQNPWYEVNAALVSRMRVWVLEPLGPRDVGRLLDRAAADERGLAGRVRLTPEARDAIVARAGGDARGALNLLEAAAAGTTDGAAISLDAVRAASGGRAVVYDRAGDAHYDTISAFIKSLRASDPDAAIYYLAVMLSGGEDPKFIARRLIVAASEDVGNADPRALQVAVAAGRAVEFVGLPEARISLAQATTYIALAPKSNAAYRAIDAALAEVEREGARRPPLALRDASVANARGLGHGAGYVYPHDHPDAVVEGSLMPEGLEDRVFYEPTDRGAEGELSARLRAIRARLREDDQPF
- a CDS encoding MFS transporter; amino-acid sequence: MSATAPAVARPRADGGAIDRRGIALLASGHFVIDATVGAVPALIPVFTAIYALSDLAASMILGASLLISSAIQPFFGMLADRRATPAFLWGGVAVAAAGLALAGVAGGYAGVLACIVGSGLGIAAFHPEAARVANAISADRKATGVAWFMLGGNAGFAVGPLIAALFIPVLDARATLVFLVPGVVVAAWLHAERRRLAVPVPPRLPRAARAVRRASTGAVALLLLVTSMRTWTQFCALALVPLLLTDERGFSDQAAGFAVVAFSGAGAAGTLAGAWLADRVGGRRMLVWSMPVVGPLLAAFILLDGAPAIVPLAAAGFVLMSSFSVTVVMGQEYMPDQLALAAGLMIGFGAIGSAPPGLAIFGALADAAGREAALWGVAALPLIGGLLALALPAGRRAGEAV